Within the Glycine soja cultivar W05 chromosome 3, ASM419377v2, whole genome shotgun sequence genome, the region attattattattattattattattattattattattattattattattatatgatctAAGTTTACAATTATGACATTTTTATGATAAGAatgattctttttattatttatgttattgtcGCTCTCattaaaattgaaatgcaacttataattctaattttgtgttttatttgCACAATcggaatatataaattataatttaaaccaAAATTAATTCAGCCAAATAGAtttcatgaaataaattattattattattattattattattatacaatttaagttttcaattaattatcaCATTTTAAAGATAAGAATGACTCTGCTTATTACATTTTGGGTATACATGTATGTATATAcacatataatacttaaaattgattaatttaatattttagttgGTAGATATGGACACCACGTAAGAGGTGTgccaaataattaatattctattttttttttgtaaggtaGTCTAAAATTTGACCATGTACTTTCCTCTCATTTCGCATCATTCTTTCTCTCATGCATCTGCAATTCTTTTCGATGGCTTTTTTGGCTAACACCAATTTGCTCAAAAGCCAAGACACTCGATGTTATAATTTCACAAGCTCTTTTCAGAATTTGACGATAAAATCCATGATTTTATTTGTCACATGAAATTTTCTAATTAGATATCCAAACCCAGAATATTGTTATTCTATGAGCTTCAAATATTCATATCTAGTCCTTCTTTCACCATTTTTCATCAAGATTATTATTGGTGCTGTTCTTTGTGAGAGGCGGAAGTGAAATGATTAAGGATCTATGAAGATGGGACCATGACTATCCACATGATTTGGTTGTTGTCCGTTGAGTTGTCTTTCACGGTTTCCATGCCATTTGATCAGGTTGGAATGTGATAGGTATGAGAATCTGGAGCATGCATGATATTGAACAAGTTAGTTTCACTAAAGCTATCTTTATATTATGACACTTGTGGCTATTATGTGAAGAATTTCTtatataatagatttttttatttataaagtaaATTGAATGGCACAAAATTCCAATTGATATTGCTACATGCTCTATGTTGTTTAAGTGGTACATCGCTATAAGGATAGAGAAAAATGATTCACTTGGGTTCTCATGTTGTAAGAAAGAAATGCATAAGTGCCTTGTTTTTTTGTATAGGTTAAATCATACAAAACCTTAATAATTTACTTGACTTAATATCTATGTAGTTAGTTCAACTTGTTACTTTCttggtaaaaggaaaacaagaaaaagtttGCATTgccattgaaattttttaacaagATGACAAGAAAGTAATTTTTCCCTTCCTGGTTCAATGAAAATGGTTTATATTTTTGCAGTGGTTGATTGTGTATATTAAACATTTTATCAAAACTTAAGTGGCTTAGGTGTTTAATcaattagaatttaattaattttggttttaactatttttttaagacaTTCAGTTAATTAACAAAACTGggaaaaaagtaaaacatttaCCCATTCAAACAATCATGAGGGAGTTCTTActgaaaaattaaacttatgttCCAACATTAGACATGCAAAGTCCCATGTGTAGACTAGATATGTGCATGATAAATTTCATATTAGCATGTAATGGAATATGATAACATCTTTTGTTTCATATATTATCAAAAGACCAGGaacacttaatttaaaaaataataatccttGTTCGTTGTATGCTAGCAGAGACTAATAGTCTCTTAAagacatctttttttttaatagaaaagaaGACACCCCATATTTGTTGTGACAATTTTTTGGtctatctttgaaaaaaaatttctaccAAAAAATGGTTATATTTTTGTTGCTTATTAACAAGGTATGGTTACTTAATCTagttataataagaaaaaataaataaatctatcaTTTTGATTTAAAAGTTGATtccagtttttttatatatattttgcattTGCCTGAATTCGTCTTATGAAATGAAATCTTTATATAAAGATTCTATTTTTGTGAAATCAGGGACTATGAACAACAAATACTTGTTTCCAAGCCTATATTTGATTAGATTCAAAATGGTTGTCATGTAGCTACAACAATAGAGTTAACTTTGGACATTGCTCATGGTAAGAactttgttgattgaatttctAATGACTCTACGTTGTATTTGGAAAGCTCATATGTTGGGTTAGAACATGCAAACATGCAGCCAAGAGCAAGTGTTGGAGATGGTTTTCGAGTAAGTGCCTCAAGTACTCCTAGTAATTCTAGTGGTGGATCTGAACCAGATGACATAGACTCATTTCATGCTGTTTATATATGGGGGGAGGTTTTGGCAAATGGGGTTTCACCTGATGGGATTGGAACTCAAATCCCTTCTAAGACAGATGTATTGATCCCTAAGGCTTTAGAGTCAAATGTTGTTCTTGATGTGTGTCACATTGCAACTGGCGCACATCACATTGCTATAGCAACTAGGCAAGGACATGTTTTTACTTGGGGACAAGAATCAGGGGGAAGACTTGGTCATGGAATTGATAAAGATTTTTCCTCTCCTGTTCTAGTTGAGTTTCTAGAAggtaataattttgaatttgttgcaTGTGGAGAGTATCATACAAGTGCTTTATCTAAATCTTTTGAACTTTATACGTGGGGTGATGGAACACATAATGTTGGACTTCTTGGACATGGTTCTGAGGCTAGCCATTGGATACCAAAAATGGTAAATGGCCCTTTGGAAGGACTTCAAGTTGTGTCTATTGCATGTGGCACATGGCATTCAGCATTGGCAACCTCAAATGGAAAACTTTTTACCTTTGGTGATGGGGCATTTGGTGTATTAGGCCATGGAGATCAAGAAAGTGTGTGGTATCCAAAGGAGGTACAACTATTAACTGGACTAAAGACTATAAAGGTTGCATGTGGAGTTTGGCACACAGCAGCTATTATAGAGGTTGCATTTCAATCTGGTTCAAATAGTTCATCATGGAAGCTTTTCACATGGGGAGATGGAGACATGCATCGGTTGGGTCATGGAAACAAGGAAACATACCTTCAACCTACTCGTGTCGCTCCACTTATGGAGTATAATTTCCACCAAGTAGAATGCGGTCACAATATGACAATTGCTCTCACTACATCTGGTCATGTCTTTACCATGGGAGGCACAGAACATGGTCAATTAGGAAATCCTATGTCACTTGGAAAAATACCTACTCTAGTCCAAGATAAGTTGCTTGGTGAGTTTGTTGAGAAAATATCATGTGGAGCACATCATGTTGCTATCTTGACAAATAAAAGTGAAATATATACATGGGGAATGGGTGCTAATGGAAGATTAGGACATGGAGATGTAGAAGATAGGAAATCCCCTACATTGGTGGTAGCTTTAAAAGATaggaatataaaaaatgtgtcaTGTGGCTCTAATTTTACATCATGTATATGTGTACATAAATGGGTCTCTGAAACTGATCAATCAATTTACAATGGTTTTCGGCAAGCATTTGGTTTAACAAAAAAGAGACATAACTGTCACAATTGTGGATTGGCCTGTAGTTCTAAAAAGACATTGAAAGCAACAACATTGACTCCAACACCAGAAAAACCTCATCGAGTGTGCGATAATTGTAATGTTAAGCTTAAAGTTGTTAATGATAATGGTGCCTCCAAGTTAGATAGAAAAGTCACTCCTTCTCATCATTCCATAAATGGAAATGAAAGATTGGGCCAAGGAACAATAAGGTCTACAAGAACTCTCTTGTCTCCCATCACTGAACCAATTAAATACCTTGAGATAAAGAATAGTAATCcaaaaaacaaatttgattCTACTTCATTTATACGAGCTTCTCAAGTTCCATCTCATGTACAATTGAAAGACATTGCATTTCCAAGTTCACTTAGTTCTTCTCAAAGTGTTTTAAAGTCTACTATACCTCTTGCTAGTCCACCACGAACTCCACCACCACATACCAATTCAGGGCCCATATTTACAAACACAAGAAAACAAAGCCCTACACGTCTTGCTAGTCCTAGATACTTTGGAAGTCTTAACAACAATTTAAGAAGGACAAATGATGCTTTGAATCAAGAAGTTTCAAAGTTACAAAATCAGGTAAGTTTaatgttataaatataaaaattcaggTTATTCTTTCTTGCAAAAATGTACTTTGCCTTCATTAAcaagttttatgatttttttctttacatagATTCAAAGTTTGAAGCAGAGAAGTGACATGCAGGATGTGGAAATTAAAAAGCTTAACAAAAAAGTTGTGGAAGCTATTGCCTTTTCTGCAGTGGAATCTTCTAATCATGGAGTAACAAAAgaattttttgaatctactgTTTATCAGGTAACTACATTCTATATTTTAGGTCATAGATCAAGTTATTAATATATGCATATAAAATTATTGCTACATCGTATAAAAAATCATGGGAGTGGGGACAAAGTTAAGATATATAACATTAGAATATTGATACTAAACTGAAGGAAAATGGTTTGATTACAAATCATAGTTTCCTTGTAATAACACTTTTAAGTTTAAGTTTCTACTATAATTGATTAGTGACCTGGCATGAAAGATTTTTTCTCTCTAGAAAGTTAGGATATTTCTATCCTTGCTATTACCACAACGCTTCAATGAACTTACGCTTTTTTCACATCATTTGTCAATATGCTTTTGCATAAGACAATATGAtagatatataactttttttatgagTCTGCAGGCTACACCTTATAGTTCAAACAATTTCTCACTAAATATTCCTTTTAATTTATGCCATACACTTAATAACTTATTAGGATTTTCTTGTTATT harbors:
- the LOC114404852 gene encoding PH, RCC1 and FYVE domains-containing protein 1-like, giving the protein MVVISYVGLEHANMQPRASVGDGFRVSASSTPSNSSGGSEPDDIDSFHAVYIWGEVLANGVSPDGIGTQIPSKTDVLIPKALESNVVLDVCHIATGAHHIAIATRQGHVFTWGQESGGRLGHGIDKDFSSPVLVEFLEGNNFEFVACGEYHTSALSKSFELYTWGDGTHNVGLLGHGSEASHWIPKMVNGPLEGLQVVSIACGTWHSALATSNGKLFTFGDGAFGVLGHGDQESVWYPKEVQLLTGLKTIKVACGVWHTAAIIEVAFQSGSNSSSWKLFTWGDGDMHRLGHGNKETYLQPTRVAPLMEYNFHQVECGHNMTIALTTSGHVFTMGGTEHGQLGNPMSLGKIPTLVQDKLLGEFVEKISCGAHHVAILTNKSEIYTWGMGANGRLGHGDVEDRKSPTLVVALKDRNIKNVSCGSNFTSCICVHKWVSETDQSIYNGFRQAFGLTKKRHNCHNCGLACSSKKTLKATTLTPTPEKPHRVCDNCNVKLKVVNDNGASKLDRKVTPSHHSINGNERLGQGTIRSTRTLLSPITEPIKYLEIKNSNPKNKFDSTSFIRASQVPSHVQLKDIAFPSSLSSSQSVLKSTIPLASPPRTPPPHTNSGPIFTNTRKQSPTRLASPRYFGSLNNNLRRTNDALNQEVSKLQNQIQSLKQRSDMQDVEIKKLNKKVVEAIAFSAVESSNHGVTKEFFESTVYQLKEITEKLPQKIPESKTLRIVLTQAEDFLKGILESKTSSSSKLESKQPNAPDIPNLNNGSSNLQKNRVEENVDIAGVNPCQDEGKFLEESNISNLQPKKQNALDIATLDGVCSKLQKQRIQENMEANGANPCHDEESFLEESNKSKLDYRKQNIPTSDTSTSKMREHKLDKNVDDVELDSCQDREILLEESSETNLDIKYQNAPNMLASISDVSEFQDDKLEENVEVARVDPSQAEGHIPQECNGSFASSVCKIMPSQNSYNDSRSMDTSRLGKQGEIQVIEKFERGVYVILMLQSDGTKIFKRVKFR